The following coding sequences are from one Neurospora crassa OR74A linkage group I, whole genome shotgun sequence window:
- the tca-2 gene encoding 2-methylcitrate synthase, variant 2, with amino-acid sequence MAMNLRTGSRAFGGALRNHARVSRRGYATAEPDLKTVLKEAIPEKRELFKKVKAHGNKVLGEVKVENTIGGMRGLKAMIWEGSVLDANEGIRFHGRTIKDCQKELPKGKNGTEMLPEAMFWLLLTGKVPSTNQVRQFSRELAEQAALPDFVNKLLDGFPKDLHPMTQFAIAVSALNHTSKFAKAYEQGLNKADYWEPTFDDCISLLGKLPTIAAKIYQNSYKGGGALPAEVDLEQDWAYNFAAMLGKPGKENENFQDLLRLYLALHGDHEGGNVSAHTTHLVGSALSDPFLAYSAGLQGLAGPLHGLAAQEVLRWILQMKEAIPSSYTDEDVRSYLWNTLNSGRVVPGYGHAVLRKPDPRFEALMDYAASRPKIAADPVFQLVLKNSQIAPEVLKQHGKTKNPYPNVDSSSGVLFHHYGFHETLYYTATFGVSRGLGPLAQLIWDRALGLPIERPKSINLEGILKQVEGQ; translated from the exons ATGGCCATGAACCTTAGAACTGGGTCCCGGGCCTTCGGTGGAGCCCTCCGT AATCATGCCCGTGTCTCGCGACGAGGCTACGCTACCGCCGAACCCGATCTCAAGACAGTGCTCAAGGAGGCCATTCCCGAAAAGCGCGAGCTCttcaagaaggtcaaggccCATGGGAACAAGGTGCTGGGCGAGGTCAAGGTCGAGAACACAATCGGTGGCATGCGTGGCCTCAAGGCCATGATTTGGGAGGGCTCCGTACTCGATGCCAACGAGGGTATTCGCTTCCATGGCCGCACCATCAAGGACTGCCAGAAGGAGCTTCCCAAGGGCAAGAATGGCACCGAGATGCTGCCCGAGGCCATGTTCTGGCTTCTCTTGACCGGCAAAGTCCCCTCCACCAACCAGGTCCGCCAGTTCTCGCGGGAGCTCGCCGAGCAGGCTGCCCTGCCCGACTTTGTCAACAAGCTCCTCGACGGCTTCCCCAAAGACCTCCACCCCATGACCCAGTTCGCCATTGCTGTCTCGGCCCTCAATCATACCTCCAAATTTGCCAAGGCCTACGAGCAGGGCCTGAACAAGGCTGACTACTGGGAGCCTACCTTTGATGACTGCATTTCCTTGCTCGGCAAGCTCCCTACCATTGCCGCCAAGATCTACCAGAACTCGTACAAGGGCGGCGGTGCTCTCCCCGCCGAGGTCGACCTCGAGCAGGATTGGGCTTACAACTTTGCTGCCATGCTGGGCAAGCCCGGTAAAGAGAACGAGAACTTCCAGGATCTTCTGAGGTTGTACCTTGCCCTTCACGGTGACCACGAGGGCGGCAACGTCTCTGCACACACCACCCACCTAGTCGGCAGTGCTCTGAGCGACCCCTTCCTCGCCTACAGCGCCGGTCTCCAGGGTCTCGCCGGCCCTCTCCACGGTCTTGCCGCCCAGGAGGTGCTCCGATGGATCCTTCAGATGAAGGAGGCCATCCCCTCTTCCTACACGGACGAAGACGTGCGCAGCTACCTCTGGAACACACTCAACTCGGGCCGCGTCGTGCCCGGCTACGGCCACGCTGTGCTCCGCAAGCCCGATCCCCGTTTCGAGGCCCTTATGGACTACGCGGCCTCCCGCCCTAAGATTGCGGCCGACCCCGTCTTCCAGCTCGTGCTCAAAAATAGCCAGATTGCTCCCGAGGTTCTCAAGCAGCACGGCAAGACCAAGAACCCCTACCCCAACGTGGACTCGTCCTCGGGCGTCCTGTTCCACCACTACGGCTTCCACGAAACCCTCTACTACACCGCCACCTTCGGCGTCTCGCGTGGTCTGGGCCCGCTCGCACAGCTCATCTGGGATAGAGCTCTGGGTCTGCCGATTGAGCGACCCAAGTCCATCAACCTCGAGGGTATCCTCAAGCAGGTTGAGGGACAGTAA
- a CDS encoding glutamine synthetase, translated as MATNGNAPKEITAAQLPDLLANDNSVKLAGIDVDGQLRGKLVSKKKFLSIAESGFGFCSVIFGWDMHDQTYIKELKVSNKENGYRDIIAIPDLNSFRRIPWENNVPFFLISFHDPDTMEPVSACPRGLLRKQLAKLSEKGYGAMAGAEYEFFQFRAPSENASDSTASYLKENPPHSLPSLTEGMFGYSLTRPVHNKDYYYDIFNTCEQFQCNIEGWHTESGPGVFEAALEFGEVKQMADRASLFKYVVKSVATKYGITPCFMAKPKQGLPGNSGHMHISLVDKDGKNLLAREEVDPNAPYPDVAYLSDLGRHFLAGILEGLPDVMPMVAPTINSYKRLVENFWAPVTVSWGLEHRAASIRLIGPPGSKAGATRFEIRVPGADANPFYVLSAVLALGWRGVEKKLEIPCPPLGKGEQVGGVTDAGARLAKSLKEATDRFMSKNSIAREVFGDEFVDHYGGTREHEIRLWDEAVTDWEMKRYIETV; from the exons ATGGCCACGAACGGTAACGCCCCGAAAGAAATCACGGCGGCACAGCTCCCCGACCTGCTCGCCAATGACAACTCGGTCAAGCTCGCTGGTATCGATGTCGACGGCCAACTGCGCGGCAAGCTTGTATCCAAGAAGAAATTTCTCTCCATTGCCGAATCAGGTTTCGGCTTCTGCTCTGTCATCTTCGGGTGGGATATGCACGATCAGACGTACATAAAAGAGCTGAAGGTCAGCAACAAGGAGAACGGATACAGGGACATCATTGCTATCCCAGATCTGAACAGCTTCCGGCGCATCCCGTGGGAGAACAATGTGCCGTTCTTCTTAATTAGCTTCCATGACCCCGACACCATGGAACCTGTGTCGGCTTGCCCGCGCGGTCTTCTAAGGAAGCAGTTGGCAAAGTTGAGTGAGAAGGGGTATGGAGCCATGGctggag CCGAGTACGAATTCTTTCAATTCCGAGCACCGTCAGAGAACGCTTCCGATTCAACAGCGTCATACCTGAAGGAGAACCCTCCTCATTCACTACCATCCCTGACCGAGGGCATGTTTGGCTACAGCTTGACGCGACCCGTCCACAACAAGGATTACTACTACGATATCTTCAATACATGCGAACAGTTCCAGTGCAACATCGAGGGCTGGCATACCGAGAGTGGACCGGGTGTATTTGAGGCTGCCCTCGAGTTTGGAGAAGTTAAGCAAATGGCCGACCGTGCCAGCTTGTTCAA ATATGTCGTAAAGTCTGTGGCCACAAAATACGGGATCACTCCTTGTTTCATGGCCAAACCCAAGCAAGGTCTCCCCGGAAACAGCGGACATATGCACATCTCCCTCGTGGACAAAGATGGCAAGAACCTCTTGGCTCGCGAAGAAGTCGACCCCAACGCCCCATATCCCGATGTGGCTTATCTCTCGGACCTGGGCAGACACTTCCTTGCAGGAATTCTTGAGGGTCTGCCAGATGTCATGCCTATGGTTGCACCAACCATCAACAGCTACAAGAGACTTGTTGAAAACTTCTGGGCACCTGTAACCGTCTCCTGGGGTCTGGAGCACCGTGCCGCTTCTATCAGGCTTATCGGTCCTCCGGGCTCCAAGGCTGGTGCGACCCGCTTCGAAATCCGCGTCCCCGGTGCGGATGCCAACCCGTTCTACGTCTTGTCCGCCGTGCTAGCATTAGGCTGGCGTGGTGTGGAGAAAAAGCTTGAGATTCCTTGCCCACCGCTAGGCAAAGGAGAGCAGGTTGGTGGAGTGACGGATGCGGGTGCTAGGCTAGCCAAGAGTCTGAAGGAGGCTACAGACCGGTTCATGAGTAAGAACAGTATTGCGAGGGAAGTATTTGGAGACGAGTTTGTGGACCATTATGGAGGAACGAGAGAGCATGAGATCCGGCTCTGGGACGAGGCCGTCACGGACTG ggagatgaagaggtATATCGAGACCGTCTAA
- a CDS encoding mitochondrial 2-methylisocitrate lyase, whose amino-acid sequence MLRRAIPRISRRTVPAQTSSPLFGLCARPVRTSTTTSAHARLLSTSAARMTAPSPLAPVEHPFSSTIPFESFQLLPEEQKAGAAEDALLQQQIKEVEAWWASPRFKGIKRDWTAADVVSKRGSLQQTYTSSVMARKLWNLVQERYAQGKPIHTLGAIDPVQMTQQAPHQEVLYISGWACSSVLTSTNEVSPDFGDYPYNTVPNQVQRLHKAQSMHDRKQWFLRSKMTPEERAKTPYTDYFRPIIADGDTGHGGLTAVMKLAKLFAENGAAGVHFEDQMHGGKKCGHLAGKVLVPTGEHINRLKAARFQWDVMGTENLVIARTDSESGKLLSSSIDARDHEFILGVADPSITSLAETLADMEARGAPGSEIDAYEAEWVKNTKLVTFDEAALAHFEHHNVRQDLFATYKATIAQNPNMGITARRALAQSITPEHPVYWDWDVPRTREGFYHFRNGMAAATKRALAFGPYADLLWVETGDPSVEVATELGRAVREQFPGKGLVYNLSPSFNWMAHGFTQDTLKSFVWDIAKEGFTLQLVSLAGLHSTATISNELARRYKNEGMQAYVELVQKREKELGVDVLTHQKWSGANYVDAILGHIQSGSSSSKSMGEGNTENQFV is encoded by the coding sequence ATGCTTCGCAGGGCAATCCCCAGAATCTCCCGGCGAACTGTCCCGGCGCAGACTTCATCCCCCCTCTTCGGTCTTTGCGCCCGCCCCGTGAGAACCAGCACTACCACCTCCGCGCACGCTCGGCTCCTCTCGACATCAGCTGCTAGGATGACCGCTCCCTCGCCTCTGGCTCCTGTTGAGCATCCTTTCTCCTCGACCATTCCTTTTGAGTCCTTCCAGCTTTTGCCCGAGGAGCAGAAAGCCGGCGCGGCCGAAGATgccctcctccaacaacagATCAAGGAAGTCGAGGCTTGGTGGGCGTCGCCGCGCTTCAAGGGCATCAAGCGCGACTGGACTGCTGCCGATGTCGTGAGCAAGCGCGGTTCGCTCCAGCAGACCTACACTTCGTCCGTCATGGCGCGCAAGCTCTGGAACTTGGTGCAAGAGCGCTACGCCCAGGGCAAGCCCATCCATACTCTGGGTGCCATCGATCCCGTTCAGATGACCCAGCAGGCGCCTCATCAGGAGGTCCTCTACATTTCTGGTTGGGCATGCTCCTCGGTTCTGACTTCCACCAACGAGGTATCGCCCGACTTTGGCGACTACCCCTACAACACTGTTCCCAACCAGGTCCAGCGTCTCCACAAGGCCCAGAGCATGCATGACCGCAAGCAATGGTTCCTGCGCAGCAAGATGACTCCTGAGGAGCGGGCCAAGACCCCTTATACCGACTACTTCCGCCCCATCATTGCCGACGGCGACACCGGCCACGGCGGCTTGACTGCCGTCATGAAGCTTGCCAAGCTGTTCGCCGAGAATGGTGCCGCCGGCGTTCACTTTGAGGATCAGATGCACGGTGGCAAGAAGTGCGGTCACCTTGCCGGCAAGGTTCTCGTCCCCACCGGCGAGCACATCAACCGCCTCAAGGCCGCCCGCTTCCAGTGGGACGTCATGGGCACCGAGAACCTTGTGATCGCTCGCACGGACTCCGAGAGTGGTAAGCtgctttcttcctccatcgaCGCCCGCGATCACGAGTTCATCCTCGGTGTCGCCGACCCCTCCATCACCTCCCTCGCCGAGACCCTCGCCGACATGGAAGCCCGTGGTGCTCCCGGTTCCGAGATCGACGCCTATGAGGCCGAGTGGGTCAAGAACACGAAGCTCGTCACCTTCGACGAGGCTGCTCTTGCCCACTTTGAGCACCACAACGTCCGCCAGGACCTCTTCGCCACCTACAAGGCCACCATTGCCCAGAACCCCAACATGGGCATCACGGCCCGCCGTGCCCTGGCCCAATCCATCACCCCCGAACACCCGGTGTACTGGGACTGGGACGTGCCGCGCACGCGCGAGGGCTTCTACCACTTCCGTAACGGCATGGCGGCCGCCACCAAGCGCGCCCTCGCCTTCGGTCCCTACGCCGACCTCCTCTGGGTCGAGACGGGCGACCCGTCCGTCGAGGTGGCCACGGAGCTCGGCCGCGCCGTGCGCGAACAGTTCCCCGGCAAGGGTCTCGTATACAACCTTTCCCCTTCGTTCAACTGGATGGCCCATGGCTTCACCCAGGACACGCTCAAGTCGTTCGTCTGGGACATTGCGAAGGAAGGTTTCACCCTTCAGCTCGTCTCGCTCGCGGGTCTGCACAGCACCGCCACCATCAGCAACGAGCTGGCCCGCCGCTACAAGAACGAGGGCATGCAGGCGTATGTTGAGCTGGTGCAGAAGCGCGAGAAGGAGCTCGGTGTTGATGTGCTCACGCACCAGAAGTGGAGCGGCGCCAACTATGTTGATGCCATTCTGGGACACATTCAGAGCGGTAGCTCGAGTAGCAAGAGCATGGGCGAGGGTAACACTGAGAACCAGTTCGTATAA
- a CDS encoding short-chain dehydrogenase/reductase, variant, producing the protein MPGRLAGKNAIITGAAGGIGLETSILFAKEGANVLMADISAEAIQRAEAKVKQLVPNASRVESIVCDVSKEDQVEKMVSHLDSWGGLDIIFNNAGIMHSQDDDAVATPESIWDLTHNINVKGVWFGCKHAVLSLRKHKKTKGSIINTASVVALVGSATPQLAYTASKGAVLAMTRELAMVHAREGFRFNSLCPAPLNTPLLQDWLGDDKAKRLRREIHFPTGRFGEAVEQAQAVVFLASDEASFVNGHDMVVDGGMTKAYVTPEGPATAAPVNNALKESLEE; encoded by the exons ATGCCTGGACGTCTTGCGGGCAAGAATgccatcatcaccggcgCTGCTGG AGGCATCGGCCTAGAAACCAGCATCCTCTTCGCCAAAGAGGGCGCCAACGTCCTCATGGCCGACATCTCCGCCGAAGCCATCCAGCGCGCCGAAGCCAAAGTCAAGCAGCTGGTGCCCAACGCATCCCGCGTTGAATCCATT GTATGCGACGTCTCCAAAGAAGACCAAGTAGAAAAGATGGTCTCGCACCTCGACTCCTGGGGCGGCCTCGACATCATCTTCAACAACGCCGGCATCATGCACAGCCAGGATGACGACGCCGTCGCCACCCCCGAGTCCATCTGGGACCTAACACACAATATCAACGTCAAGGGAGTCTGGTTCGGGTGCAAGCACGCCGTCCTGTCCCTGCGCAAGCACAAAAAGACCAAGGGCAGTATCATCAACACTGCCTCCGTCGTCGCGCTTGTCGGCTCTGCCACCCCCCAGCTGGCTTACACGGCCTCCAAGGGCGCTGTCTTAGCCATGACGCGCGAGTTGGCTATGGTGCATGCCCGCGAAGGGTTCAGATTCAACAGTTTGTGTCCGGCTCCCCTCAACACGCCGTTGTTGCAGGACTGGCTGGGTGACGATAAGGCGAAGAGACTACGGAGGGAGATTCATTTTCCGACTGGGAGGTTTGGAGAGGCGGTGGAGCAGGCGCAGGCGGTGGTGTTTTTGGCAAGTGATGAAGCTAGTTTTGTTAACGGACATGATATGGTGGTTGATGGCGGCATGACGAAGGCGTATGTTACACCCGAGGGaccggcgacggcggcgccgGTTAATAATGCACTGAAGGAGAGTTTGGAGGAGTAA